The Bacteroidia bacterium genomic interval AAGTTGTATAAAAACCCCAATCCTTATGCATTCAAAGAAATGGGTACCATGAACAAAAATTGCCCTGCTTGTGGGCAGGATTTTGTGATTGAACCGGGTTTTTATTTTGGAGCTACTTATGTGAGCTATGCCCTCAATTTCGCCTGGATAATTCCCCTTTTTGTTCTGATTTATGTAGTACTCGATTGGCCCTTTGAGACTTTCGTGATTACTATGTTTATCCTGCTTCCTTTGCTGATGCCCCTTATCTTGAGAGCTTCGCGTAGTGCTTTCCTGGCTATCTACGTCAAATATGATAAGGAGCTTTCACAAAAATTGCGGG includes:
- a CDS encoding DUF983 domain-containing protein, with protein sequence MGTMNKNCPACGQDFVIEPGFYFGATYVSYALNFAWIIPLFVLIYVVLDWPFETFVITMFILLPLLMPLILRASRSAFLAIYVKYDKELSQKLRAQS